A single region of the Arthrobacter sp. zg-Y820 genome encodes:
- a CDS encoding DinB family protein, which yields MTADDLTTDLSVDDRPEPPDTGTEREILCGFLDYLRASAVFKARGLSDTDAARRLLPSLTTVSGLLRHLADVERTWFRGQIDGQAGVSTRWSDEEPDGEFLVSPEDSLADIMKDYEEACAESREVLSRYNLDDPCSAGSSGHNVRWVVTHMIEETGRHCGHLDIVRELLDGTTGE from the coding sequence ATGACTGCTGACGACCTGACCACCGACCTGTCCGTTGATGACCGTCCCGAACCGCCGGACACCGGCACCGAACGGGAAATCCTCTGCGGGTTCCTCGATTACCTGCGTGCCTCCGCGGTGTTCAAGGCGCGGGGGCTGAGCGACACCGACGCCGCCCGCCGTCTGCTGCCCTCGCTGACCACGGTCTCGGGGCTGCTGCGGCACCTGGCCGACGTCGAGCGAACCTGGTTCCGCGGACAGATTGACGGCCAAGCCGGCGTTTCCACGCGGTGGTCCGACGAAGAGCCGGACGGCGAATTCCTGGTCAGTCCCGAGGACAGCTTGGCTGACATCATGAAGGACTACGAAGAGGCGTGCGCCGAATCCCGCGAGGTGCTGTCGCGCTACAACCTGGATGATCCCTGCAGCGCCGGTTCTTCCGGGCACAACGTGCGCTGGGTAGTGACCCACATGATTGAGGAAACCGGACGGCACTGCGGGCACCTGGACATCGTGCGGGAACTGCTGGACGGAACGACGGGGGAGTAG
- a CDS encoding MFS transporter, with amino-acid sequence MNLGSEYRRIWIGNASSNLADGVTFVALPLLAVEITKDPLVIAALSIFYTAPRLLSVLGIGVLVHRFDRRRLLYLANFSRAVIFAALTALVLADATPMAALYAVYAFMGVVETISDSAAVAVLPQAVPPEDLDRANARIAGTQTIVDEFIGPPLGGFLFGAAAFAPSLLTVGAFLAAGLAYWGLRRNYSPASGCGSGAGTPDGSGPADQQAAGVGGQIREGAAWAMHHPMVRTLVVIGGLASVGYMIPFSYLVIYARDVLHLDATGYGLLLSGSALGGLLGSLAAGRLRRAIGYGWTITAALITGMTALAVIAGTTNVWVVAVALAVYMGHAVVWNITATTIRQRVIPARMMGRVGSVGRLVGLTGLALGAALGGLLAASLGLRIPFGVAAAFFAAGGLLALSALRHFRAWEAAARRAGNDAGADSTPGRSPDGAPDTAGDELAGGEPGGGSALPRS; translated from the coding sequence ATGAACCTTGGGTCGGAGTATCGCCGGATCTGGATCGGCAACGCCTCCTCAAACCTGGCTGACGGGGTAACTTTCGTCGCGCTTCCGCTGCTGGCCGTGGAGATCACCAAGGACCCGCTGGTGATTGCCGCGCTGTCGATTTTCTATACCGCACCACGGCTGTTGTCGGTCCTGGGCATCGGTGTCCTGGTGCACCGCTTTGACCGGCGCCGGCTGCTCTATCTGGCCAACTTTTCCCGAGCGGTCATCTTCGCCGCTCTGACGGCCTTGGTTCTCGCCGACGCAACACCCATGGCGGCCCTGTACGCGGTGTACGCCTTCATGGGCGTCGTGGAGACCATCTCCGACAGCGCAGCAGTTGCAGTCCTTCCCCAGGCCGTGCCACCTGAAGATTTGGACCGCGCCAACGCCCGGATCGCCGGAACCCAGACGATCGTTGACGAGTTCATCGGTCCTCCGCTCGGCGGCTTCCTGTTCGGCGCGGCAGCTTTCGCTCCGTCCCTGCTGACCGTCGGTGCCTTCCTTGCGGCGGGACTTGCCTATTGGGGGCTGCGGCGGAATTACTCGCCCGCGTCCGGGTGCGGAAGCGGTGCCGGCACTCCCGACGGCAGCGGTCCGGCGGATCAGCAGGCAGCAGGGGTGGGCGGGCAGATCCGGGAGGGCGCGGCCTGGGCGATGCACCATCCGATGGTGCGGACGCTGGTCGTTATCGGCGGGCTGGCCAGTGTTGGCTACATGATCCCGTTTTCGTATCTGGTGATCTACGCGCGGGACGTGCTGCATCTCGATGCGACCGGCTACGGGCTGCTGCTTTCCGGCTCCGCACTGGGCGGGCTGCTCGGCAGCCTGGCAGCCGGCCGGCTCCGCCGCGCCATTGGGTACGGTTGGACGATAACGGCGGCGCTGATCACCGGGATGACGGCGCTTGCCGTCATTGCCGGCACCACCAATGTGTGGGTGGTCGCTGTTGCCCTGGCGGTGTACATGGGCCACGCCGTGGTTTGGAACATCACAGCCACGACAATCCGACAGAGAGTCATACCGGCGCGCATGATGGGCCGTGTCGGCTCCGTCGGCCGGCTGGTGGGCTTGACCGGCCTGGCCCTGGGTGCTGCACTGGGTGGCCTCCTGGCGGCAAGTCTCGGCCTGCGCATCCCCTTCGGCGTCGCCGCAGCGTTCTTTGCCGCTGGCGGCCTGCTGGCCCTGTCCGCCCTGCGCCACTTCCGCGCATGGGAGGCAGCGGCGCGCCGTGCGGGAAACGACGCCGGAGCGGACAGTACGCCGGGCAGGTCGCCGGACGGCGCACCGGACACTGCCGGCGACGAACTTGCCGGCGGGGAGCCTGGCGGCGGATCCGCGCTGCCCCGCAGCTGA
- a CDS encoding SRPBCC domain-containing protein, with the protein MPSSASTDIIYSAALTCPPDDVWRALTATNLPRSWMWNSTLRGMIEPDGDYALSADGENVIVGTVQDAEAPYRLVMSFDARWDQRVAEEPAGELEYLITPTSESESEFSVRLSGLTGSSANAAERDIPEIYSRFKVWLEEVDGI; encoded by the coding sequence ATGCCCAGCTCTGCCTCCACCGACATCATCTATTCCGCCGCCCTGACCTGTCCGCCCGACGATGTGTGGCGGGCGCTGACCGCCACCAATCTGCCGCGGAGCTGGATGTGGAACTCAACCCTGCGGGGAATGATAGAGCCCGACGGCGACTACGCCCTGTCAGCCGACGGAGAGAACGTGATCGTGGGAACCGTGCAGGATGCCGAGGCACCGTACCGGTTGGTGATGAGCTTCGATGCCCGGTGGGATCAACGGGTGGCAGAGGAACCCGCAGGCGAGCTGGAGTATCTGATCACCCCCACCAGCGAATCCGAATCCGAGTTCAGCGTCCGGTTGTCAGGCCTCACGGGCTCCTCGGCGAACGCTGCTGAGCGGGATATTCCGGAAATCTACTCCCGGTTCAAGGTTTGGCTGGAAGAAGTCGACGGCATCTGA
- a CDS encoding GNAT family N-acetyltransferase: MPTLAYAAGTDLPVADVVRLYDTVGWSVYTETPDTLAAALAGSTRIAVAWDRGELVGLARVISDGHTICYLQDVLVDPRHQRTGLGRNLVELILAPFAHVRQKVLLTDTEPGQKAFYESLGYRQAGGDLPADDDAGLPLRAFVRFDG; this comes from the coding sequence ATGCCCACCCTCGCGTATGCCGCCGGAACCGATCTGCCCGTTGCCGACGTCGTCCGGCTCTACGACACCGTGGGCTGGAGCGTGTACACCGAAACCCCGGACACGCTGGCCGCCGCACTTGCCGGATCCACGCGGATCGCCGTGGCCTGGGACCGCGGGGAGCTAGTGGGCCTTGCCCGCGTGATCTCCGACGGACACACGATCTGTTACCTGCAGGATGTCCTGGTGGATCCGCGCCATCAGCGCACGGGGCTGGGCCGGAACCTGGTCGAACTCATCCTCGCCCCGTTTGCCCACGTGCGGCAGAAGGTGCTGCTGACGGACACCGAGCCGGGCCAGAAGGCTTTCTACGAGTCGCTGGGTTACCGGCAAGCGGGCGGAGACCTCCCGGCGGACGACGACGCCGGCCTGCCGCTGCGCGCATTTGTCCGCTTCGACGGGTGA
- a CDS encoding ribonuclease D, with product MTAQIPGTATQTTSADPNAEPPQLPLLEAPKDGVPLIIDTQRGLERAAKALAAGTGPAGVDAERASGFRYGQRAFLVQIRREGSGTWLIDPEPFDNLDIINDALQGVEWILHAASQDLPCLSELGMWPDKLFDTELAARLAGLPRVGLAAVIENLLGFTLAKEHSAADWSTRPLPEPWLRYAALDVEVLAELRIELIKVLDDAGKLAFAEQEFEAIRTAPPSPPRVDPWRRTNGMHQLRDRRQLAVVRELWTEREHLAENRDTAPGRLIPDSAIVAAARAMPTTVPQLLSTPGFHGRAAQKEAPRWMRCVSAARSLSNSELPPLHIPTHAPPAPRVWAKNDPAAAARLQTAKPRVAAVAEKLNLPIENLLTPDHLRRVAWRPPADINLDSISAALRDLGAREWQIEQTAAVLTVAFLDPDPLVEKEKDKDAATTR from the coding sequence ATGACCGCGCAAATACCCGGCACCGCCACGCAGACCACATCCGCTGACCCGAACGCCGAGCCCCCGCAGCTCCCGTTGCTGGAGGCACCGAAAGACGGGGTGCCGCTGATCATCGACACCCAACGGGGCCTGGAACGCGCGGCCAAGGCTCTCGCTGCCGGCACGGGTCCGGCCGGCGTCGACGCCGAACGCGCCTCCGGCTTCCGCTACGGACAGCGGGCCTTCCTGGTCCAGATCCGCCGTGAGGGTTCCGGAACCTGGCTGATCGACCCGGAACCGTTCGACAATCTGGACATCATCAACGACGCGCTGCAGGGCGTGGAATGGATCCTGCACGCGGCCAGCCAGGACCTCCCCTGCCTGTCCGAACTGGGCATGTGGCCGGACAAACTCTTTGACACGGAACTGGCCGCCCGGTTGGCCGGACTCCCCCGCGTCGGCCTGGCCGCCGTCATCGAGAACCTCCTCGGTTTCACGCTGGCCAAGGAACACTCGGCGGCCGACTGGTCCACCCGCCCGCTGCCCGAACCCTGGCTGCGCTACGCAGCACTGGACGTTGAGGTTCTGGCCGAACTGCGGATCGAACTGATCAAGGTGCTCGACGACGCCGGCAAGCTCGCCTTCGCCGAGCAGGAGTTCGAAGCCATCCGCACGGCACCGCCGTCGCCCCCTCGGGTTGACCCCTGGCGCCGCACCAACGGCATGCACCAGCTGCGCGACCGCCGCCAGCTCGCCGTCGTCCGTGAGCTGTGGACCGAACGCGAACACCTGGCGGAAAACCGCGACACGGCACCGGGGCGGCTGATTCCGGACTCGGCCATCGTGGCTGCCGCCCGCGCCATGCCCACCACCGTGCCCCAGCTGCTCTCCACCCCGGGCTTCCACGGCCGTGCCGCCCAGAAGGAAGCTCCGCGCTGGATGCGCTGTGTCTCCGCGGCACGCTCGCTGTCCAACAGTGAGCTGCCGCCGCTGCACATCCCCACGCATGCACCGCCGGCCCCGCGCGTGTGGGCCAAGAATGACCCGGCAGCCGCCGCCCGGCTGCAGACGGCAAAACCGCGGGTGGCCGCCGTCGCCGAGAAGCTGAACCTGCCGATCGAGAACCTGCTGACACCGGATCACCTGCGCCGAGTTGCCTGGCGGCCGCCGGCCGACATCAACCTGGACAGCATCAGTGCCGCACTACGGGACCTCGGCGCGCGGGAATGGCAGATCGAGCAGACCGCCGCCGTGCTCACCGTGGCGTTCCTGGATCCGGATCCGCTGGTGGAGAAGGAAAAGGACAAGGACGCCGCAACCACCCGCTAG
- a CDS encoding DUF3000 domain-containing protein translates to MGDLSQVPPDFLNALGSLRRARCRPELHLNEIPAPTRLAPFAVSLGAEVLASGPLARDEGLGHGPSGLVIPEQTELATGRFILLHDPEGSAVWNGTFRIVTYIRAELEPDMGNDELVGSVAWTWLVEALQEHNAGYTSAGGTATRILSESYGTLADRGGAIDIELRASWTPDSADVQAHLEAWSDMVCTFAGLPPLPDGVTPLPRVRRS, encoded by the coding sequence ATTGGTGACTTATCACAAGTACCCCCGGATTTCCTGAATGCCCTTGGTTCGCTGCGCAGGGCACGGTGCCGACCTGAGCTGCACCTGAACGAAATTCCGGCCCCCACCCGGCTGGCACCCTTCGCGGTGTCACTAGGCGCAGAAGTCCTGGCCTCCGGACCGCTGGCCCGCGACGAAGGGCTCGGCCACGGACCGTCCGGACTCGTCATCCCGGAACAAACCGAACTGGCCACCGGCCGCTTCATCCTCCTGCACGACCCCGAGGGCTCAGCCGTGTGGAACGGAACCTTCCGGATCGTCACCTATATCCGCGCCGAACTGGAACCGGACATGGGCAATGACGAACTGGTGGGTTCCGTGGCCTGGACCTGGCTGGTGGAAGCCCTACAGGAACACAACGCCGGATACACCTCGGCCGGCGGCACGGCCACCCGGATCCTCTCCGAAAGCTACGGCACCCTCGCCGACCGCGGCGGCGCCATTGACATTGAACTGCGCGCCTCCTGGACTCCGGACTCCGCAGACGTCCAGGCCCATCTGGAAGCCTGGTCGGACATGGTCTGCACCTTCGCCGGGCTGCCGCCCCTGCCCGACGGCGTCACTCCCCTGCCGCGGGTGCGCCGCAGCTGA
- a CDS encoding DUF4352 domain-containing protein, translating into MNYNKSVPSLALVVALGLSLSACGGSPSAAVPSPNVESLAPSTPTPSASPEGKKSSRGNIVKAFAEPAVITDLSSDKPIVTFTVNSITADVPCTGPYPSAVENGNIVVLDVTIETSPELASDEAGYDVFDMNPSMFKFVGANGTTFNGDLGTQGAYSCLPDEQQVGANGGGVGPGEKVTGKIALDLPEKTGTLVFKSYLVSGSGGWEWAF; encoded by the coding sequence ATGAACTACAACAAGTCCGTACCATCCCTTGCCCTGGTAGTGGCACTCGGTCTCAGTCTCTCAGCGTGTGGGGGATCGCCTTCGGCCGCTGTTCCCTCACCCAATGTTGAGTCTCTGGCACCGTCTACCCCTACTCCCTCGGCTTCACCCGAGGGGAAGAAGTCGTCGCGCGGCAATATTGTGAAGGCATTTGCTGAGCCTGCAGTAATCACGGATCTCAGCTCGGACAAGCCAATCGTTACTTTCACAGTCAATTCGATAACGGCAGATGTTCCTTGTACTGGTCCGTATCCCTCAGCGGTTGAAAACGGAAACATCGTTGTCTTGGATGTGACGATAGAAACCTCGCCGGAGTTGGCTAGCGATGAAGCTGGCTATGACGTATTTGACATGAACCCAAGCATGTTCAAGTTCGTAGGTGCCAATGGCACTACGTTCAACGGTGACCTTGGTACTCAGGGGGCCTATTCGTGTCTGCCTGATGAACAGCAGGTTGGCGCCAATGGCGGCGGGGTGGGGCCCGGTGAGAAGGTAACTGGGAAAATCGCACTGGACTTGCCCGAAAAGACGGGTACTTTGGTTTTCAAGAGTTACCTAGTCTCTGGCAGTGGCGGCTGGGAATGGGCATTCTGA
- a CDS encoding low specificity L-threonine aldolase, which produces MTNISPLHDISIRAFASDNYSGVHPEILDALTAANQGHQVAYGEDVYTAKLREVLTAHFGSQMRAFPVFNGTGANVTALQSLLPRWGAVICASTAHINVDENGAPERIGGMKLLQIPTPDGKLTPKLIDQEAWGWGDEHRAQPLAVSITQSTELGTLYTVEEITAIAEHCHKHGMTLHMDGARLGNAAAALGVTLGAMTSEAGVDILSLGGTKNGMMYGECIVSLNPAASPGLDFLRKMNMQLASKMRFISAQFITLYEGDLWLRSASHANAMAQRLRAAVEKIDGVELTQATESNAVFAKLPAGVADRLRSAIRFYDWDQATGEVRWMCTFDTSEADVDAFAEAIAREVAAGPQAPQGPQDPDALPIS; this is translated from the coding sequence GTGACCAACATTTCCCCCCTGCATGACATATCCATCCGCGCGTTTGCCTCGGACAACTATTCCGGCGTGCATCCCGAAATCCTGGACGCCCTGACCGCCGCCAACCAGGGCCACCAGGTGGCCTACGGCGAGGACGTGTACACCGCCAAGCTGCGCGAGGTCCTGACCGCGCACTTCGGGTCGCAGATGCGCGCCTTCCCGGTGTTCAACGGCACCGGCGCCAATGTGACCGCGCTGCAGTCGCTGCTGCCGCGCTGGGGTGCGGTCATCTGCGCCTCCACCGCGCACATCAATGTGGACGAAAACGGTGCGCCGGAGCGGATCGGCGGCATGAAGCTGCTGCAGATCCCCACCCCGGACGGCAAACTGACGCCCAAGCTGATCGACCAGGAGGCATGGGGCTGGGGCGACGAGCACCGTGCGCAGCCGCTGGCCGTGTCCATCACGCAGTCCACCGAGCTGGGCACCCTCTACACGGTGGAGGAAATCACCGCCATTGCCGAGCACTGCCACAAGCACGGGATGACGCTGCACATGGACGGCGCCCGGCTGGGCAATGCCGCCGCGGCGCTGGGCGTGACCCTTGGCGCGATGACGTCCGAGGCCGGCGTCGACATCCTCTCCCTGGGCGGCACCAAGAACGGCATGATGTACGGCGAATGCATTGTCTCGCTGAACCCGGCGGCCTCCCCCGGCCTGGACTTCCTGCGCAAGATGAACATGCAGCTGGCCTCGAAGATGCGGTTTATTTCCGCCCAGTTCATCACCCTGTACGAGGGCGACCTGTGGCTGCGCTCGGCCTCGCACGCCAACGCCATGGCGCAGCGGCTGCGTGCCGCGGTGGAGAAGATCGACGGCGTCGAGCTGACCCAGGCGACCGAGTCCAATGCCGTGTTCGCCAAGCTGCCCGCCGGTGTTGCCGACCGGCTGCGGTCCGCGATCCGGTTCTACGACTGGGACCAGGCCACCGGCGAGGTGCGCTGGATGTGCACGTTCGACACGTCTGAGGCCGATGTCGATGCGTTTGCCGAGGCCATTGCGCGCGAGGTGGCCGCGGGCCCTCAGGCTCCACAGGGTCCACAGGATCCGGATGCCCTGCCGATCAGCTAG
- a CDS encoding SDR family NAD(P)-dependent oxidoreductase, with protein sequence MSTEPAARSSEAPLSVRGRTVLVAGAGSASGAAVCRALEAAGAKVVAVGRDAARLETTLANLLDADLRTCDLSNPGDVDALSQDMRETYGGIDGLIHLVGGWRGGGGITGQNDDDWDFLETNILRTLRNASRSFYDQLAASDDGRLAIVSSTAVDSPTAGGAGYAAAKAGAEAWVQAIAQGFRRAQSGAKADPQPQRSAAVVLVVKALVDDSMRAAEPDRNFSTYTDVQVLADAVVGLFSQDAAQLNGQRISLMPNA encoded by the coding sequence ATGAGCACTGAGCCGGCCGCGCGGTCCTCGGAAGCACCCCTGTCCGTCCGCGGACGCACCGTCCTGGTGGCCGGGGCCGGCTCCGCGTCCGGCGCCGCCGTCTGCAGGGCGCTGGAGGCGGCCGGGGCGAAGGTCGTGGCGGTGGGACGCGACGCGGCCCGGCTGGAAACCACTCTCGCGAACCTGCTCGACGCCGATCTGCGCACCTGCGACCTCTCAAACCCCGGCGACGTCGATGCGCTCTCGCAGGACATGCGGGAGACCTACGGCGGAATCGACGGGCTGATCCATCTGGTGGGGGGCTGGCGCGGCGGCGGCGGCATCACCGGTCAGAATGACGACGACTGGGATTTCCTGGAAACCAACATTCTGCGCACCCTGCGCAACGCCAGCCGCAGCTTTTATGACCAGCTCGCAGCGTCCGACGACGGCCGGCTGGCCATCGTCTCCTCCACCGCGGTGGACTCCCCCACCGCCGGCGGTGCAGGCTATGCCGCAGCCAAGGCCGGGGCGGAGGCCTGGGTGCAGGCCATCGCGCAGGGCTTCCGCCGCGCGCAGTCCGGCGCCAAGGCGGACCCGCAGCCCCAGCGCTCGGCCGCCGTCGTCCTCGTGGTCAAGGCGCTGGTGGACGATTCCATGCGCGCCGCCGAACCGGACCGGAATTTCAGCACCTACACCGACGTGCAGGTGCTGGCGGACGCCGTCGTCGGGCTGTTCAGCCAGGACGCCGCGCAGCTGAACGGACAGCGCATTTCCTTGATGCCCAACGCCTGA
- a CDS encoding DUF6421 family protein produces the protein MSRTGFAPVAAGTNPVDSEAWQALKQAATDLQALQNQNGSVDAENRSAAEELIGTLTAAVDALAPSFEHDAEYLRLVVRDFDRWAADGLGEPDFLDSLLAFSPQLDRTDGLRHLVLFPMYTQNGSTNRYVEAVLIEVVWPEFIGELEAGEYSNKLFVPIRFLDFTPGYDTNSAVLFPESVAVRETPTFTWGAIFADREAARFRRVLRAAAEITSLQLPEDAAALLDDQKLTQDTFVMWDLIHDRTHMRGDLPFDPFMIKQRMPYFLYSLEELRCDLTAFREAVKIEKDEDASPEARKHATLVQYAVIFDRIFRFAITGSRVRNYDGLGGQLLFAWMHQNHVLHWTDGKLSIDWEDAADVVVRLGANIEDLYWRSIDRPKTAHWFAAYELVAATLTPNPASVWAKGPEALPLDGPPRGLTDQVLDDEFPLSMFYEALSKKMGPVIESTSGITGSSK, from the coding sequence ATGTCCCGCACCGGCTTTGCGCCGGTTGCCGCGGGCACCAACCCTGTGGATTCTGAAGCCTGGCAGGCACTGAAACAGGCCGCCACCGACCTGCAGGCGCTGCAGAACCAGAACGGTTCAGTCGACGCGGAAAACCGCAGCGCCGCTGAGGAGCTGATCGGCACCCTGACCGCCGCCGTCGATGCCCTGGCCCCCTCCTTCGAGCACGACGCCGAATACCTCCGCCTCGTGGTCCGGGACTTTGACCGCTGGGCAGCCGACGGCCTGGGCGAACCCGATTTCCTGGACTCCCTGCTGGCGTTTTCCCCGCAGCTGGACCGCACAGACGGGCTGCGGCACCTGGTGCTCTTCCCCATGTACACGCAGAACGGCTCCACGAACCGCTATGTGGAAGCCGTGCTGATCGAAGTTGTCTGGCCGGAATTCATCGGCGAGCTGGAAGCCGGCGAGTACTCCAACAAGCTCTTCGTGCCGATCCGGTTCCTGGACTTCACCCCCGGCTATGACACCAACTCGGCGGTGCTCTTCCCCGAATCGGTTGCCGTCCGCGAAACACCCACCTTCACCTGGGGCGCCATCTTCGCCGACCGCGAGGCCGCCCGTTTCCGCCGGGTCCTGCGCGCCGCCGCCGAGATCACCTCGCTGCAGCTGCCCGAGGACGCCGCGGCACTGCTGGACGACCAGAAGCTGACCCAGGACACCTTTGTCATGTGGGACCTGATCCACGACCGCACCCACATGCGCGGAGACCTTCCCTTCGATCCGTTCATGATCAAGCAGCGCATGCCGTACTTCCTCTACTCCCTGGAGGAACTGCGCTGCGACCTCACCGCCTTCCGGGAAGCCGTGAAGATCGAAAAAGACGAGGATGCTTCCCCCGAAGCCCGCAAACATGCCACGCTGGTGCAGTACGCGGTGATCTTTGACCGGATCTTCCGGTTCGCCATTACCGGCAGCCGGGTGCGCAACTACGACGGCCTCGGCGGACAGCTCCTGTTCGCCTGGATGCATCAGAACCACGTCCTGCACTGGACCGACGGCAAGCTGAGCATCGACTGGGAAGACGCGGCCGACGTCGTCGTTCGCCTGGGTGCCAACATCGAGGACCTGTACTGGCGTTCCATTGACCGGCCGAAGACTGCCCACTGGTTTGCCGCCTATGAGCTGGTGGCCGCCACGCTGACCCCGAACCCGGCGTCCGTCTGGGCCAAGGGGCCGGAGGCGCTGCCGCTGGACGGACCGCCGCGCGGGCTGACGGACCAGGTGCTGGACGACGAATTTCCGCTGTCCATGTTCTATGAGGCACTGTCCAAGAAGATGGGCCCGGTCATCGAGTCCACGTCGGGAATCACAGGGAGTTCGAAGTAG
- a CDS encoding SdpI family protein: MAVSWAAEATARGKLGMNSFVGIRVGYVTHSPEAWLAGHRAARWPTHTAAGIFAACGILLLVMDASDAMGAWITIGASLGVLGTVIAAAVRASRAAELVVVQNADRQG; the protein is encoded by the coding sequence ATGGCAGTTTCGTGGGCGGCCGAAGCGACAGCCCGGGGCAAGCTCGGCATGAACTCCTTTGTGGGAATCCGGGTGGGGTACGTGACGCATTCACCCGAAGCTTGGCTTGCCGGGCACCGGGCCGCCAGGTGGCCCACTCATACGGCGGCGGGAATCTTCGCCGCATGCGGCATCCTGCTTCTGGTCATGGATGCCTCCGACGCAATGGGTGCGTGGATCACCATCGGCGCATCGCTGGGCGTTCTGGGCACGGTGATCGCTGCTGCAGTCCGCGCGAGCCGTGCCGCTGAACTGGTTGTCGTTCAAAACGCAGACCGTCAGGGGTAG
- a CDS encoding GNAT family N-acetyltransferase, translating to MSNPLATAAESILSIKAELDFRTAAREFPDAAFRRFGQVSATRLPVLPDAAPYNKARGLSLDDRCRLDDITAFYAETGQRPRLEVWAGDDCAELQACLSGNGLAPAAVAVTLHARPCRTAPGLPPGVRVAEVDRDDQNYLDVLSRGYSMESASAEARRVFGIEHSTPGLRRYLATVDGEPAAAAALFSHGNLSLFVGAATLPAFRRRGCQSALIHRRLADASETSDLTVATATVGSASSGNLERHGFAVTHLRTLWF from the coding sequence GTGTCGAATCCACTGGCAACGGCGGCCGAATCTATTCTCAGCATCAAAGCCGAACTCGACTTTCGCACCGCCGCACGGGAGTTTCCGGATGCCGCGTTCCGCCGGTTCGGGCAGGTGTCCGCCACTCGGCTTCCGGTCCTGCCGGACGCCGCGCCGTACAACAAAGCACGCGGCCTGAGCCTTGATGATCGGTGCCGGCTTGATGACATCACCGCCTTCTACGCGGAGACCGGCCAGCGCCCCCGCCTGGAAGTGTGGGCCGGGGATGATTGTGCTGAGCTGCAGGCCTGCCTCAGCGGAAACGGGCTGGCACCCGCCGCCGTCGCCGTCACCCTGCATGCCCGCCCGTGCAGGACGGCGCCCGGCCTGCCGCCAGGAGTACGGGTCGCCGAGGTCGACCGGGACGACCAAAATTACCTCGACGTCCTCAGCCGTGGATATTCGATGGAATCGGCCAGCGCCGAGGCCCGCCGGGTCTTCGGAATCGAGCACAGCACCCCGGGGCTGCGGCGCTACCTTGCCACCGTCGACGGCGAACCCGCAGCTGCCGCCGCATTGTTCAGTCACGGCAACCTCAGCCTGTTCGTCGGCGCCGCCACGCTGCCGGCCTTTCGACGCCGCGGCTGCCAGTCCGCGCTCATCCACCGCCGTTTGGCCGATGCGTCGGAGACCAGCGACCTCACCGTCGCCACTGCCACTGTGGGATCAGCCAGCAGCGGCAATCTTGAGCGTCATGGCTTCGCCGTGACACATCTGCGCACCCTCTGGTTCTAA
- a CDS encoding VOC family protein: MTKPVGQLASISLDCPDTDLLAVFYSGLLGLKEAFATPDRGVVALAGAGPMLTLMRVNQYVAPAWPEGPQQQQLHLDIAVEELDLAADAAIALGAKPAGHQPAPERWRVMLDPAGHPFCLTAVRPD, from the coding sequence ATGACTAAGCCCGTTGGACAACTCGCGTCCATTTCCCTCGATTGCCCGGACACCGACCTCCTGGCGGTTTTCTACTCCGGCCTTCTGGGACTCAAAGAGGCCTTCGCAACCCCGGACCGCGGCGTCGTCGCCTTGGCAGGCGCCGGTCCGATGCTCACTCTGATGCGCGTCAATCAGTACGTTGCACCAGCGTGGCCGGAGGGCCCTCAGCAGCAGCAGCTTCACCTGGATATTGCTGTGGAGGAACTGGACTTAGCAGCTGATGCCGCAATCGCCCTCGGCGCGAAACCTGCCGGACACCAGCCGGCGCCCGAACGATGGCGCGTCATGCTCGACCCCGCGGGGCACCCGTTCTGCCTAACCGCCGTCCGTCCGGACTGA